A stretch of the Hippoglossus hippoglossus isolate fHipHip1 chromosome 1, fHipHip1.pri, whole genome shotgun sequence genome encodes the following:
- the spock3 gene encoding testican-3 isoform X3, with the protein MLSIALLCVCAFGHVCARSDSGNFLDDKWLAGRWDKFRDEVEEPGTWSPTKSFDQGLDPAKDPCLKIKCSRHKVCVAEDYKTATCVSQRRVSLYQSPGSKCTPCPVVHPSPVCGTDGHTYSTKCKLEYQACITGKKIAVKCSGLCPCPSQPELSSAEKKVCSESDLKEVVSRLRDWFRVLHDNGNHKRVKIQKPEKNKFEVGASPICKDPLGWMFSRLDTNFNLQLDQPEIKSLYLDRNEPCSDAFFKSCDTHADKVITSSEWCTCFQRYTDSPCKAELSSINKKQAGKKLLGQYLPSCDEDGYYRSHQCHSSSGQCWCVDHYGNEAAGSRTHGPADCGVILESSGDPGSGDSLFTDDDEDSFVLNDQAGMDDEDDEDEDDDDEEYLS; encoded by the exons GAAGTGGAG GAGCCTGGAACGTGGTCTCCAACCAAGTCCTTCGATCAAG GCCTTGATCCAGCCAAGGACCCCTGTCTGAAAATCAAATGCAGTCGCCACAAggtgtgtgttgcagaggaTTACAAGACGGCCACTTGTGTCAGCCAGAGGAGAGTTAG TTTGTACCAGAGTCCGGGGTCAAAGTGCACACCCTGCCCCGTGGTTCATCCTTCACCCGTCTGTGGAACCGACGGCCACACCTACTCCACCAAG TGTAAGTTAGAATATCAGGCGTGCATCACAGGGAAGAAGATCGCTGTCAAGTGCTCCGGCTTGTGTCCCTGCCCCTCTCAGCCTGAACTGAGCTCTGCGGAGAAGAAAG TGTGCAGTGAGTCGGACCTAAAGGAGGTGGTGAGTCGTCTGAGGGACTGGTTCAGAGTTCTGCACGATAACGGCAACCACAAGAGAGTCAAGATCCAGAAGCCGGAGAAGAACA agtttgagGTCGGGGCGTCACCTATTTGCAAGGACCCTCTGGGCTGGATGTTCTCCCGCTTGGACACAAACTTCAACCTCCAGCTCGACCAACCAGAGATCAAGAGCCTGTACCTGGACCGGAACGAGCCGTGCTCCGACGCGTTCTTCAAATCCTGCGATACACATGCGGACAAAGTCATAACCAGCTCCGAGTGGTGCACGTGCTTCCAGAGGTACACAG ATTCTCCTTGTAAAGCAGAGCTGTCCAGCATCAACAAAAAGCAAGCGGGGAAGAAGCTTCTCG GTCAGTATCTGCCATCCTGTGATGAGGATGGTTACTACAGGTCCCAccagtgtcacagcagcagcggaCAGTGCTGGTGTGTGGATCACTATGGCAACGAGGCGGCGGGTTCACGCACCCACGGCCCTGCAGACTGCG GCGTGATTCTGGAGTCCTCTGGAGACCCCGGCAGTGGAGACTCGCTCTTCACAGACGACGATGAGGATTCGTTTGTCCTCAACGACCAGGCTGGGATGGACGATGAGGACGATGAAGACGAGGACGATGACGACGAAGAATATCTGTcgtaa
- the spock3 gene encoding testican-3 isoform X2, protein MLSIALLCVCAFGHVCARSDSGNFLDDKWLAGRWDKFRDEPGTWSPTKSFDQGLDPAKDPCLKIKCSRHKVCVAEDYKTATCVSQRRVSFKDANLYQSPGSKCTPCPVVHPSPVCGTDGHTYSTKCKLEYQACITGKKIAVKCSGLCPCPSQPELSSAEKKVCSESDLKEVVSRLRDWFRVLHDNGNHKRVKIQKPEKNKFEVGASPICKDPLGWMFSRLDTNFNLQLDQPEIKSLYLDRNEPCSDAFFKSCDTHADKVITSSEWCTCFQRYTDSPCKAELSSINKKQAGKKLLGQYLPSCDEDGYYRSHQCHSSSGQCWCVDHYGNEAAGSRTHGPADCGVILESSGDPGSGDSLFTDDDEDSFVLNDQAGMDDEDDEDEDDDDEEYLS, encoded by the exons GAGCCTGGAACGTGGTCTCCAACCAAGTCCTTCGATCAAG GCCTTGATCCAGCCAAGGACCCCTGTCTGAAAATCAAATGCAGTCGCCACAAggtgtgtgttgcagaggaTTACAAGACGGCCACTTGTGTCAGCCAGAGGAGAGTTAG TTTTAAAGATGCCAATTTGTACCAGAGTCCGGGGTCAAAGTGCACACCCTGCCCCGTGGTTCATCCTTCACCCGTCTGTGGAACCGACGGCCACACCTACTCCACCAAG TGTAAGTTAGAATATCAGGCGTGCATCACAGGGAAGAAGATCGCTGTCAAGTGCTCCGGCTTGTGTCCCTGCCCCTCTCAGCCTGAACTGAGCTCTGCGGAGAAGAAAG TGTGCAGTGAGTCGGACCTAAAGGAGGTGGTGAGTCGTCTGAGGGACTGGTTCAGAGTTCTGCACGATAACGGCAACCACAAGAGAGTCAAGATCCAGAAGCCGGAGAAGAACA agtttgagGTCGGGGCGTCACCTATTTGCAAGGACCCTCTGGGCTGGATGTTCTCCCGCTTGGACACAAACTTCAACCTCCAGCTCGACCAACCAGAGATCAAGAGCCTGTACCTGGACCGGAACGAGCCGTGCTCCGACGCGTTCTTCAAATCCTGCGATACACATGCGGACAAAGTCATAACCAGCTCCGAGTGGTGCACGTGCTTCCAGAGGTACACAG ATTCTCCTTGTAAAGCAGAGCTGTCCAGCATCAACAAAAAGCAAGCGGGGAAGAAGCTTCTCG GTCAGTATCTGCCATCCTGTGATGAGGATGGTTACTACAGGTCCCAccagtgtcacagcagcagcggaCAGTGCTGGTGTGTGGATCACTATGGCAACGAGGCGGCGGGTTCACGCACCCACGGCCCTGCAGACTGCG GCGTGATTCTGGAGTCCTCTGGAGACCCCGGCAGTGGAGACTCGCTCTTCACAGACGACGATGAGGATTCGTTTGTCCTCAACGACCAGGCTGGGATGGACGATGAGGACGATGAAGACGAGGACGATGACGACGAAGAATATCTGTcgtaa
- the spock3 gene encoding testican-3 isoform X1 — MLSIALLCVCAFGHVCARSDSGNFLDDKWLAGRWDKFRDEVEEPGTWSPTKSFDQGLDPAKDPCLKIKCSRHKVCVAEDYKTATCVSQRRVSFKDANLYQSPGSKCTPCPVVHPSPVCGTDGHTYSTKCKLEYQACITGKKIAVKCSGLCPCPSQPELSSAEKKVCSESDLKEVVSRLRDWFRVLHDNGNHKRVKIQKPEKNKFEVGASPICKDPLGWMFSRLDTNFNLQLDQPEIKSLYLDRNEPCSDAFFKSCDTHADKVITSSEWCTCFQRYTDSPCKAELSSINKKQAGKKLLGQYLPSCDEDGYYRSHQCHSSSGQCWCVDHYGNEAAGSRTHGPADCGVILESSGDPGSGDSLFTDDDEDSFVLNDQAGMDDEDDEDEDDDDEEYLS, encoded by the exons GAAGTGGAG GAGCCTGGAACGTGGTCTCCAACCAAGTCCTTCGATCAAG GCCTTGATCCAGCCAAGGACCCCTGTCTGAAAATCAAATGCAGTCGCCACAAggtgtgtgttgcagaggaTTACAAGACGGCCACTTGTGTCAGCCAGAGGAGAGTTAG TTTTAAAGATGCCAATTTGTACCAGAGTCCGGGGTCAAAGTGCACACCCTGCCCCGTGGTTCATCCTTCACCCGTCTGTGGAACCGACGGCCACACCTACTCCACCAAG TGTAAGTTAGAATATCAGGCGTGCATCACAGGGAAGAAGATCGCTGTCAAGTGCTCCGGCTTGTGTCCCTGCCCCTCTCAGCCTGAACTGAGCTCTGCGGAGAAGAAAG TGTGCAGTGAGTCGGACCTAAAGGAGGTGGTGAGTCGTCTGAGGGACTGGTTCAGAGTTCTGCACGATAACGGCAACCACAAGAGAGTCAAGATCCAGAAGCCGGAGAAGAACA agtttgagGTCGGGGCGTCACCTATTTGCAAGGACCCTCTGGGCTGGATGTTCTCCCGCTTGGACACAAACTTCAACCTCCAGCTCGACCAACCAGAGATCAAGAGCCTGTACCTGGACCGGAACGAGCCGTGCTCCGACGCGTTCTTCAAATCCTGCGATACACATGCGGACAAAGTCATAACCAGCTCCGAGTGGTGCACGTGCTTCCAGAGGTACACAG ATTCTCCTTGTAAAGCAGAGCTGTCCAGCATCAACAAAAAGCAAGCGGGGAAGAAGCTTCTCG GTCAGTATCTGCCATCCTGTGATGAGGATGGTTACTACAGGTCCCAccagtgtcacagcagcagcggaCAGTGCTGGTGTGTGGATCACTATGGCAACGAGGCGGCGGGTTCACGCACCCACGGCCCTGCAGACTGCG GCGTGATTCTGGAGTCCTCTGGAGACCCCGGCAGTGGAGACTCGCTCTTCACAGACGACGATGAGGATTCGTTTGTCCTCAACGACCAGGCTGGGATGGACGATGAGGACGATGAAGACGAGGACGATGACGACGAAGAATATCTGTcgtaa